The following coding sequences lie in one Corynebacterium humireducens NBRC 106098 = DSM 45392 genomic window:
- a CDS encoding ABC transporter ATP-binding protein, translating into MSVPHLPPLAPDPTTQALAVRDLTKAFGQQLAVDRLSLDIPRGSIYGIVGPNGAGKTTMISMVAGLSRPNAGRAWVAGHDVWEEPLPAKRAMGLLVDGVPVFDRLSGREYLSYLGGLRGIPEEEVERRSTELLDALNLTEAGPKFIVDYSAGMTKKILLAGALLHGPEILILDEPLEAVDPVSGRLIQQILRRYAAGGGTVVLSSHVMELVEGLCDHVAIIHQGRVLTAGHVDEVRQGASLVDTFVGFVGGGDLDDETLGWLR; encoded by the coding sequence ATGAGTGTTCCACACCTGCCCCCGCTCGCCCCCGACCCCACCACGCAGGCCCTCGCCGTCCGTGACCTGACGAAGGCCTTCGGACAGCAGCTGGCCGTCGACCGGCTGTCCCTGGACATCCCCCGTGGATCGATCTACGGCATCGTCGGCCCGAACGGGGCCGGCAAGACGACCATGATCAGCATGGTCGCCGGACTCTCCCGTCCGAACGCGGGCCGCGCGTGGGTGGCGGGCCATGACGTCTGGGAGGAGCCGCTCCCCGCGAAGCGGGCGATGGGCCTGCTCGTCGACGGCGTCCCCGTCTTCGACCGTCTCTCCGGCCGCGAGTACCTCAGCTACCTCGGCGGACTGCGCGGCATCCCGGAGGAGGAGGTGGAGCGACGTTCCACGGAGCTTCTCGACGCCCTCAACCTCACCGAGGCCGGCCCGAAGTTCATCGTCGACTACTCCGCCGGCATGACGAAGAAGATCCTGCTGGCCGGTGCGCTGCTGCACGGCCCGGAGATCCTCATCCTCGATGAGCCCCTGGAGGCCGTCGACCCGGTGTCGGGGCGGCTGATCCAGCAGATCCTGCGTCGGTACGCGGCCGGCGGGGGCACGGTGGTGCTCTCGAGCCACGTGATGGAGCTGGTGGAGGGCCTGTGCGACCATGTCGCCATCATCCACCAGGGACGGGTGCTCACCGCCGGGCACGTCGACGAGGTGCGTCAGGGAGCCAGCCTGGTGGACACCTTCGTCGGTTTCGTCGGCGGCGGGGACCTCGACGACGAGACCCTGGGGTGGTTGCGGTGA
- the ispG gene encoding flavodoxin-dependent (E)-4-hydroxy-3-methylbut-2-enyl-diphosphate synthase: MNIGLGIPSTPPPTLAPRRKTRQLMVGNVGVGSDHPISVQSMTTTKTHDINATLQQIAQLTAAGCDIVRVACPKTIDAEALPVIAKKSPIPVIADIHFQPKYIFAAIDAGCAAVRVNPGNIKEFDGRVKEVAKAAGDAGIPIRIGVNGGSLDARLMKKYGRATPEALVESALWEAGLFEEHGFGDIKISVKHSDPVVMVEAYRQLAEQCDYPLHLGVTEAGPAFQGTIKSSVAFGALLSQGIGDTIRVSLSADPVEEIKVGDQILQSMNLRPRKLEIVSCPSCGRAQVDVYKLAEEVTAGLEGMEFPLRVAVMGCVVNGPGEARDADLGVASGNGKGQIFVKGEVIKTVPESQIVQTLIEEAMRIAEEQGLEQVEGAKAEVKVTH, translated from the coding sequence ATGAACATCGGACTTGGTATCCCGTCCACCCCGCCGCCCACCCTGGCACCCCGCCGCAAGACCCGCCAGCTGATGGTCGGCAACGTCGGAGTCGGCTCTGATCACCCGATCTCGGTGCAGTCGATGACGACCACCAAGACCCACGACATCAACGCCACGCTCCAGCAGATCGCCCAGCTCACGGCCGCCGGCTGCGACATCGTGCGGGTCGCCTGCCCGAAGACGATCGACGCGGAGGCGCTGCCGGTCATCGCGAAGAAGTCCCCGATCCCGGTGATCGCGGACATCCACTTCCAGCCGAAGTACATCTTCGCCGCCATCGACGCCGGCTGCGCCGCCGTGCGCGTCAACCCCGGCAACATCAAGGAGTTCGACGGCCGCGTCAAGGAGGTCGCCAAGGCGGCCGGTGACGCGGGCATCCCGATCCGCATCGGCGTCAACGGCGGCTCCCTCGACGCCCGCCTCATGAAGAAGTACGGCCGCGCGACCCCGGAGGCCCTCGTCGAGTCCGCGCTGTGGGAGGCCGGCCTCTTCGAGGAGCACGGCTTCGGCGACATCAAGATCTCCGTCAAGCACTCCGACCCCGTCGTCATGGTCGAGGCCTACCGCCAGCTCGCCGAGCAGTGCGACTACCCGCTGCACCTCGGCGTGACCGAGGCCGGCCCCGCCTTCCAGGGCACCATCAAGTCCTCCGTGGCCTTCGGAGCGCTGCTGTCCCAGGGCATCGGCGACACCATCCGTGTCTCCCTGTCCGCCGACCCGGTGGAGGAGATCAAGGTCGGTGACCAGATCCTCCAGTCGATGAACCTGCGCCCGCGCAAGCTCGAGATCGTCTCCTGCCCCTCCTGCGGCCGCGCACAGGTCGACGTGTACAAGCTCGCCGAGGAGGTCACCGCCGGCCTCGAGGGCATGGAGTTCCCGCTGCGCGTCGCGGTCATGGGCTGCGTCGTCAACGGCCCCGGCGAGGCCCGTGACGCCGATCTGGGTGTCGCGTCGGGCAACGGCAAGGGCCAGATCTTCGTCAAGGGTGAGGTCATCAAGACCGTGCCGGAGTCCCAGATCGTCCAGACCCTCATCGAGGAGGCCATGCGCATCGCCGAGGAGCAGGGCCTCGAGCAGGTCGAGGGCGCCAAGGCGGAGGTGAAGGTCACGCACTAG
- the rlmN gene encoding 23S rRNA (adenine(2503)-C(2))-methyltransferase RlmN: MAEPVTLQFSAPKRGMPPTHFADLTPGERVERITDLGLPKFRADQIARHYYGRFEADPSTMTDLPAAARETITKELFPTLLNPVRSIETDDGDTTKSLWRLNDGTLLESVLMRYPDRATLCISSQAGCGMACPFCATGQGGLDRNLSTSEIVDQVRAAAAAMEAEDSRLTNIVFMGMGEPLANYKRVISAVRQITQPSPQGFGISQRNVTVSTVGLAPAIRRLADEDMSVRLAVSLHTPDDELRDTLVPINNRFSVQEVLDAARYYADKSGRRVSIEYALIRDINDQDWRADMLGKKLHKALGPKVHVNLIPLNPTPGSKWDASPKERQDEFVHRVIAQGVPCTVRDTRGQEIAAACGQLAAEER, encoded by the coding sequence ATGGCTGAACCCGTGACCCTCCAGTTCTCCGCGCCCAAGCGGGGCATGCCGCCGACCCACTTCGCCGATCTCACCCCCGGGGAGCGCGTCGAGCGCATCACCGACCTGGGGCTGCCCAAGTTCCGTGCGGACCAGATCGCCCGCCACTACTACGGCCGCTTCGAGGCCGACCCCTCGACGATGACCGACCTGCCCGCCGCGGCACGGGAGACCATCACCAAGGAGCTCTTCCCGACCCTGCTGAACCCGGTCCGTTCCATCGAGACCGACGACGGGGACACCACCAAGTCGCTGTGGCGCCTCAACGACGGCACCCTCCTCGAGTCCGTGCTCATGCGTTACCCGGACCGGGCGACGCTGTGCATCTCCTCGCAGGCCGGCTGCGGCATGGCCTGCCCGTTCTGCGCCACCGGCCAGGGCGGCCTGGACCGTAACCTCTCCACCTCGGAGATCGTCGACCAGGTGCGCGCCGCGGCCGCCGCGATGGAGGCCGAGGACTCCCGTCTGACGAACATCGTGTTCATGGGCATGGGTGAGCCGCTGGCCAACTACAAGCGCGTGATCTCGGCGGTCCGGCAGATCACCCAGCCGTCGCCGCAGGGTTTCGGCATCTCCCAGCGCAACGTCACCGTCTCCACGGTGGGTCTGGCGCCGGCGATCCGCAGGCTGGCAGACGAGGACATGTCGGTGCGTCTGGCCGTGTCCCTGCACACCCCGGACGATGAGCTGCGCGACACCCTCGTGCCCATCAACAACCGCTTCTCCGTCCAGGAGGTCCTCGACGCGGCCCGTTACTACGCCGACAAGTCGGGTCGTCGCGTGTCCATCGAGTACGCCCTCATCCGGGACATCAACGACCAGGACTGGCGTGCCGACATGCTCGGCAAGAAGCTCCATAAGGCGCTGGGCCCGAAGGTGCACGTCAACCTCATCCCGCTCAACCCGACCCCGGGCTCGAAGTGGGACGCCTCCCCGAAGGAGCGCCAGGACGAGTTCGTCCATCGCGTCATCGCCCAGGGCGTGCCCTGCACGGTGCGCGACACCCGTGGCCAGGAGATCGCCGCAGCCTGCGGTCAGCTGGCGGCCGAGGAGAGATAG
- a CDS encoding M50 family metallopeptidase — translation MGAYLLGVVLFALGIAVTIALHEAGHMFTARAFGMRVRRYFIGFGPTVWSVKRGHTTYGVAALPFGGFCDIAGMTAQDPVTAEEAPHAMVNKPWWQRVAVLSGGVIMNMIVGVLIIYGLAVTSGLPNPHVDTTPTVGEVSCVSDQTGPETLADCTGTGPAGEAGVLVGDRIVALDGEPVESFVQLRDTVLGKPGEDVVFTVERDGRTLDVTVPVAPVTRLDTAGNPVTAGAVGLSSAPLENLWVSYGPVAAVGATAAFTGDLFEATVRGLASFPAKIPGVVASIFGAERDMEGPMSVVGASRVGGELVERSLWNMFWMMLASLNFFLALFNLVPLPPLDGGHIAVVLWEKVRDFFRRLRGLAPAGPANYEKLLPITYAMAALLLTVGMLVIVADVVNPVRLFG, via the coding sequence GTGGGCGCCTACCTGCTCGGCGTGGTCCTGTTCGCCCTCGGCATCGCGGTGACCATCGCCCTGCACGAGGCGGGCCACATGTTCACGGCCCGCGCGTTCGGGATGCGGGTGCGCCGCTACTTCATCGGTTTCGGCCCGACGGTGTGGTCGGTGAAGCGCGGGCACACGACCTACGGCGTGGCGGCCCTCCCCTTCGGTGGTTTCTGCGACATCGCGGGCATGACTGCGCAGGACCCCGTCACGGCCGAGGAGGCCCCGCACGCCATGGTGAACAAGCCGTGGTGGCAGCGGGTGGCGGTGCTCTCGGGCGGCGTCATCATGAACATGATCGTCGGCGTGCTCATCATCTACGGCCTGGCGGTCACCTCCGGACTCCCGAACCCGCACGTCGACACCACGCCCACCGTCGGGGAGGTCTCCTGCGTCTCCGACCAGACCGGCCCCGAGACGCTCGCGGACTGCACCGGCACCGGCCCCGCCGGGGAGGCCGGGGTCCTGGTCGGTGACCGCATCGTGGCGCTCGACGGTGAGCCCGTGGAGAGCTTCGTGCAGCTGCGTGACACTGTCCTCGGGAAGCCGGGGGAGGACGTCGTGTTCACCGTCGAGCGCGACGGCCGCACCCTCGACGTCACCGTCCCCGTCGCGCCCGTGACGCGTCTCGACACCGCCGGCAACCCGGTCACCGCCGGTGCCGTCGGCCTGAGCAGCGCGCCCCTGGAGAACCTCTGGGTCTCCTACGGCCCGGTCGCCGCCGTCGGGGCCACCGCCGCCTTCACCGGCGACCTCTTCGAGGCCACCGTGCGCGGGCTCGCCAGCTTCCCCGCCAAGATCCCCGGCGTCGTGGCCTCCATCTTCGGCGCCGAGCGGGACATGGAGGGCCCCATGAGCGTCGTCGGCGCCTCGCGCGTCGGCGGTGAACTGGTGGAACGCTCCCTGTGGAACATGTTCTGGATGATGCTCGCCTCGCTGAACTTCTTCCTGGCCCTGTTCAACCTCGTGCCGCTGCCGCCGCTCGACGGCGGGCACATCGCCGTCGTGCTGTGGGAGAAGGTGCGTGACTTCTTCCGCCGTCTGCGGGGCCTCGCCCCGGCCGGTCCCGCCAACTACGAGAAGCTGCTGCCGATCACCTACGCGATGGCGGCGCTCCTGCTCACCGTGGGCATGCTCGTCATCGTCGCTGACGTGGTCAACCCTGTCCGGCTGTTCGGCTAG
- a CDS encoding LapA family protein, with translation MTRSNETDPVYDMSPDQVPAVRDEPMPAHLDEHRDVYAEETSRGPVTETVVETKVKSSLAGGTWAALIIGALLLIALLVFILQNQQQVELNVLTWTFEFPAGIAYLFAAITGALIMALVGGVRMLELRRQVKRQRKARG, from the coding sequence ATGACACGATCAAACGAGACCGACCCCGTCTACGACATGAGCCCCGATCAGGTCCCCGCCGTCCGCGACGAACCCATGCCCGCCCACCTCGACGAGCACCGGGACGTCTACGCGGAGGAGACCTCCCGCGGACCGGTCACCGAGACCGTCGTGGAGACCAAGGTGAAGAGCTCCCTGGCGGGCGGCACCTGGGCGGCGCTCATCATCGGCGCGCTGCTGCTCATCGCCCTGCTGGTGTTCATCCTGCAGAACCAGCAGCAGGTGGAGCTCAACGTCCTCACGTGGACCTTCGAGTTCCCCGCCGGCATCGCCTACCTCTTCGCCGCCATCACGGGCGCGCTCATCATGGCGCTCGTCGGCGGTGTGCGCATGCTGGAGCTGCGCCGCCAGGTCAAGCGGCAGCGCAAGGCACGCGGCTAG
- the pyrH gene encoding UMP kinase, with protein MLKLGGEMFGGGEVGIDPDVVENVARQIAEVAKTGAEIAVVIGGGNFFRGAELQQRGMDRARSDYMGMLGTVMNCLALQDFLQQKGVDCRVQTAINMAQVAEPYLPLRAARHLEKGRVVIFGAGMGMPYFSTDTTAAQRALEIGCDVLFLAKGVDGVYSDDPRTNPDAELYTEITPREVIEKGLKVADATAFSLCMDNNMPILVFNLLTDGNIARAVAGEQIGTLVTS; from the coding sequence ATGTTGAAGCTCGGAGGAGAGATGTTCGGCGGTGGTGAGGTCGGCATCGATCCGGACGTCGTCGAGAATGTCGCCCGCCAGATCGCCGAGGTGGCGAAGACCGGCGCGGAGATCGCCGTGGTCATCGGCGGCGGCAACTTCTTCCGTGGCGCCGAGCTGCAGCAGCGTGGCATGGACCGCGCCCGCTCCGACTACATGGGCATGCTGGGCACGGTCATGAACTGCCTGGCCCTGCAGGACTTCCTCCAGCAGAAGGGCGTGGACTGCCGTGTGCAGACCGCCATCAACATGGCCCAGGTCGCCGAGCCCTACCTGCCGCTGCGTGCCGCCCGTCACCTGGAGAAGGGCCGCGTGGTCATCTTCGGTGCCGGCATGGGCATGCCGTACTTCTCCACCGACACCACGGCCGCACAGCGTGCCCTGGAGATCGGCTGCGACGTCCTCTTCCTGGCGAAGGGCGTGGACGGCGTGTACTCCGACGACCCGCGCACCAACCCGGACGCGGAGCTGTACACGGAGATCACCCCGCGTGAGGTCATCGAGAAGGGTCTCAAGGTCGCCGACGCCACCGCCTTCTCCCTGTGCATGGACAACAACATGCCGATCCTGGTGTTCAACCTGCTCACCGACGGCAACATCGCCCGGGCCGTGGCCGGGGAGCAGATCGGCACTCTGGTCACCTCCTAG
- a CDS encoding DUF2631 domain-containing protein has translation MAASHEIVPEVHSGTSTLDVPSAAFGWSELSRTTVQVAGWVSVLILLGYNFGNHEGHVETIWLLTIAALIAIGLLIHLFEPKLNQVRTLSARNQPVGHKEPDWTYNQKTLSGTYAKLSDSQLRSLNIEPSRVQHLRELDA, from the coding sequence GTGGCTGCTTCCCACGAGATCGTGCCTGAGGTCCACAGCGGAACCTCCACCCTGGACGTGCCTTCCGCCGCCTTCGGCTGGAGCGAGCTTTCCCGCACCACCGTCCAGGTGGCAGGCTGGGTTTCGGTTCTGATCCTGCTGGGTTACAACTTCGGTAACCACGAGGGCCACGTTGAGACCATCTGGCTGCTCACCATCGCCGCTCTGATCGCGATCGGCCTGCTCATCCACCTGTTCGAGCCGAAGCTCAACCAGGTCCGCACCCTGTCCGCCCGTAACCAGCCGGTCGGCCACAAGGAGCCGGACTGGACCTACAACCAGAAGACGCTCTCCGGCACCTACGCCAAGCTCTCCGACTCCCAGCTGCGTTCGCTCAACATCGAGCCGTCCCGCGTGCAGCACCTGCGCGAGCTGGACGCCTAA
- the dxr gene encoding 1-deoxy-D-xylulose-5-phosphate reductoisomerase, translating into MTTSGVSPRRILLLGSTGSIGTQAIEVVVANPTLFEVVGIAAGGSDPGLVVEQARLLNLAPERVAVAGERAAEQVSAALGGAVIAGADAAERLVRSVEADTVLNALVGSLGLAATLATIESGAVLALANKESLVAGGDLVMAQAAPGQIVPVDSEHSAMAQCLHSGTEREIDRLVLTASGGPFRGRTREEMWDVTPEQAAAHPTWSMGQMNTLNSATLINKGLELIEATLLFDIPAERIDVTVHPQSIIHSMVTFTDGATIAQASPPSMKLPIALAMDWPRRVPGAQPALDFTRAHDWRFEPLDDTAFPAVQLARDVATRRGTFPAVYNAANEEAAAAFLAGRIRFPQIVDTVAEVLAGADQFAGVPSSVDDILAVESEARARANAIVDKL; encoded by the coding sequence GTGACTACATCCGGTGTTTCCCCCAGGCGCATTCTTCTTCTCGGTTCGACGGGGTCGATCGGCACGCAGGCCATCGAGGTCGTCGTCGCCAATCCGACCCTCTTCGAGGTCGTCGGCATCGCGGCGGGAGGCTCCGATCCCGGCCTCGTCGTGGAACAGGCGCGGCTGCTGAATCTGGCGCCGGAGCGCGTGGCCGTGGCGGGGGAGCGGGCCGCGGAACAGGTCTCGGCGGCCCTCGGCGGGGCCGTCATCGCCGGGGCGGACGCCGCGGAGCGCCTCGTGCGCAGCGTCGAGGCGGACACCGTGCTCAACGCCCTGGTGGGCTCCCTCGGCCTGGCGGCCACGCTGGCGACCATCGAGTCAGGTGCCGTCCTGGCGCTGGCGAACAAGGAGTCGCTCGTCGCCGGTGGTGACCTCGTCATGGCGCAGGCCGCGCCCGGCCAGATCGTGCCCGTCGACTCCGAGCACTCCGCCATGGCCCAGTGCCTCCACTCCGGCACGGAACGCGAGATCGACCGCCTCGTCCTCACCGCCTCCGGGGGGCCCTTCCGCGGCCGCACCCGGGAGGAGATGTGGGACGTCACCCCGGAGCAGGCCGCCGCGCACCCGACGTGGTCGATGGGGCAGATGAACACGCTGAACTCGGCGACGCTCATCAACAAGGGGCTCGAGCTCATCGAGGCCACCCTGCTCTTCGACATCCCCGCCGAGCGTATCGACGTCACCGTGCACCCCCAGTCGATCATCCACTCCATGGTCACCTTCACCGACGGCGCGACGATCGCCCAGGCCTCGCCGCCGTCGATGAAGCTGCCCATCGCGCTGGCGATGGACTGGCCGCGCCGCGTCCCCGGGGCCCAGCCGGCGCTGGACTTCACGCGCGCCCACGACTGGCGTTTCGAGCCGCTCGACGACACCGCCTTCCCCGCGGTGCAGCTCGCCCGCGACGTCGCGACGCGGCGGGGCACCTTCCCGGCGGTGTACAACGCGGCGAACGAGGAGGCCGCCGCGGCCTTCCTGGCGGGCCGGATCCGGTTCCCGCAGATCGTCGACACCGTGGCCGAGGTGCTCGCAGGGGCCGACCAGTTCGCTGGTGTACCGTCTAGCGTCGACGACATCCTGGCGGTCGAGAGTGAGGCCCGGGCCCGGGCCAACGCGATCGTCGACAAGCTCTAA
- a CDS encoding penicillin-binding transpeptidase domain-containing protein, with translation MRGTARSITGGFVVLGLVSGLVACTPKPVDATPTAEEFLAALAARDLDGVAEVIDLPTTAREVIDSTWDGLQAEGLTATLGEVEVRENLATAQYTLDWQLPRDRHLTYDTTLTLTKTDEDWTVRWQPSLLHPRLGANQHLELRPVPAGKASVVSSDGVEILQPGTMYRILVDLGKVSDVRPVAARIAAAVPRLDAAALSEELSRAAGVYSVALVDQADGPRVAEELADIEGIIVNDEAAMVNRDPSFAPDIMARVSAIVADELDGANGWRVTAVNPHGATIDDVEYHGPQPAPAVRVGLDHDIQLAAQQAVNLRADMQAMIVAIRPSTGQVLAVAQTKAADEKGDIALSGQFPPGSVFKIITAVAGMQEEGLGVDSIVPCPGSMNIYGRIVNNYNQFSLGSVPLERAFASSCNTTFADISTRLEPGELADVAKQFGLGLDFHIPGLYTVTGSVPEGETPLDRTEAGYGQGLDLASPFGLALVAATAARGETPLPVLIDGHETTVSEDVPAPDPVAIEQLQRMMRSVVTSGTARGMQAGGQIHGKTGEAEINQGSHAWFAGYRDDDIAFATLVVLGGGSETAVAITDHMFITLDQMRAERALP, from the coding sequence ATGAGAGGGACTGCACGCAGTATCACGGGGGGCTTCGTCGTGCTCGGACTGGTGTCCGGGCTCGTCGCGTGCACACCGAAGCCGGTTGACGCGACGCCCACGGCGGAGGAGTTCCTCGCCGCCCTCGCGGCGCGGGACCTCGACGGCGTGGCGGAGGTCATCGACCTGCCCACGACCGCCCGCGAGGTCATCGACTCCACCTGGGACGGCCTGCAGGCCGAGGGACTCACCGCGACGCTGGGGGAGGTCGAGGTCCGTGAGAACCTGGCGACCGCGCAGTACACCCTCGACTGGCAGCTGCCGCGCGACCGCCACCTCACCTACGACACCACCCTCACCCTCACCAAGACCGACGAGGACTGGACCGTCCGCTGGCAGCCCAGCCTCCTGCACCCGCGGCTCGGCGCAAACCAGCACCTCGAGCTGCGCCCCGTGCCGGCGGGGAAGGCCAGCGTCGTCTCCTCCGACGGCGTGGAGATCCTCCAGCCCGGCACGATGTACCGCATCCTCGTCGACCTGGGCAAGGTCAGCGACGTCCGGCCCGTCGCCGCGCGCATCGCCGCCGCCGTGCCGCGTCTCGACGCCGCCGCCCTCTCCGAGGAACTCTCCCGCGCCGCAGGCGTCTACTCCGTCGCGCTGGTCGACCAGGCTGACGGCCCGCGTGTGGCGGAGGAACTGGCGGACATCGAGGGGATCATCGTCAACGACGAGGCCGCCATGGTCAACCGCGACCCCTCCTTCGCGCCCGACATCATGGCGCGCGTCTCCGCGATCGTCGCCGACGAACTCGACGGCGCCAACGGCTGGCGCGTCACCGCCGTCAACCCGCACGGCGCCACCATCGACGACGTCGAGTACCACGGGCCGCAACCCGCCCCCGCCGTCCGTGTCGGCCTCGACCACGACATCCAGCTGGCCGCCCAGCAGGCCGTCAACCTGCGGGCGGACATGCAGGCGATGATCGTCGCCATCCGCCCCTCGACCGGGCAGGTCCTCGCGGTCGCGCAGACGAAGGCCGCCGACGAGAAGGGCGACATCGCCCTGTCCGGCCAGTTCCCGCCCGGCTCCGTGTTCAAGATCATCACCGCCGTCGCCGGCATGCAGGAGGAGGGGCTGGGCGTCGACTCGATCGTGCCGTGCCCCGGCTCGATGAACATCTACGGGCGCATCGTCAACAACTACAACCAGTTCTCGCTCGGCAGCGTGCCGCTCGAGCGGGCCTTCGCGTCCTCGTGCAACACCACCTTCGCGGACATCTCGACGCGGCTGGAGCCGGGGGAGCTGGCGGACGTCGCGAAGCAGTTCGGCCTCGGTCTCGACTTCCACATCCCCGGGCTGTACACGGTGACCGGCTCCGTCCCCGAGGGCGAGACCCCCCTCGACCGCACCGAGGCCGGCTACGGCCAGGGCCTCGACCTCGCCAGCCCCTTCGGCCTGGCGCTCGTCGCCGCGACCGCCGCCCGCGGGGAGACGCCCCTGCCCGTACTCATCGACGGCCACGAGACCACCGTCTCCGAGGACGTCCCCGCCCCCGACCCGGTGGCCATCGAACAGCTCCAGCGGATGATGCGTTCCGTGGTCACCTCCGGCACCGCCCGCGGCATGCAGGCCGGCGGCCAGATCCACGGTAAGACCGGTGAGGCCGAGATCAACCAGGGCTCCCACGCCTGGTTCGCCGGCTACCGCGACGACGACATCGCCTTCGCCACCCTCGTCGTCCTCGGCGGCGGATCCGAGACCGCCGTGGCCATCACCGACCACATGTTCATCACCCTGGACCAGATGCGCGCAGAGAGAGCGCTACCATGA
- a CDS encoding phosphatidate cytidylyltransferase encodes MSEAKLGHLPKPRNNPGRNLPVAIGVGAVLGGLSLLAVWIGPVGWYPLVAAAVAVATWEVVARLREHSYHIPRMPMLLLGQLMVWLSWPFGTTGLVAAYVAAVLSIMFGRLFYHGRTTPPQNYLRDTAMSIFVLTWIPLFASFAAMLSLISSDGVSGSLYIITFMLCVVASDTGGFIAGVMFGSHPMAPAVSPKKSWEGFAGSVIGGSVTGALTVSLLLGHEWWIGAIMGVGLVICATLGDLVESQFKRELGIKDMSNLLPAHGGLMDRLDGMLPSAMVTWLVLSVLGS; translated from the coding sequence GTGAGCGAAGCGAAGTTGGGCCACCTGCCGAAACCGAGGAACAACCCCGGTCGCAATCTGCCCGTGGCGATCGGCGTCGGCGCCGTACTCGGTGGACTCTCCCTCCTGGCGGTGTGGATCGGCCCCGTCGGCTGGTACCCCCTGGTGGCCGCGGCGGTGGCCGTCGCCACGTGGGAGGTCGTGGCCCGCCTCCGGGAGCACAGCTACCACATCCCCCGGATGCCGATGCTGCTGCTCGGGCAGCTCATGGTGTGGCTGTCCTGGCCCTTCGGCACGACCGGACTGGTCGCGGCGTACGTCGCCGCGGTGCTGTCCATCATGTTCGGGCGGCTGTTCTACCACGGGCGGACGACACCGCCCCAGAACTATCTGCGCGACACGGCGATGTCGATCTTCGTGCTCACGTGGATCCCCCTGTTCGCCAGCTTCGCGGCGATGCTCTCCCTCATCTCCTCCGACGGGGTGTCGGGCAGCCTGTACATCATCACGTTCATGCTGTGCGTCGTCGCCTCCGACACCGGTGGCTTCATCGCCGGCGTCATGTTCGGCTCACACCCCATGGCCCCGGCGGTCAGCCCGAAGAAGTCGTGGGAGGGTTTCGCGGGTTCCGTCATCGGCGGTTCCGTCACCGGTGCGCTGACGGTGTCCCTGCTGCTCGGACACGAGTGGTGGATCGGCGCGATCATGGGCGTCGGCCTGGTGATCTGTGCGACGCTGGGCGACCTCGTCGAGTCCCAGTTCAAGCGGGAGCTGGGCATCAAGGACATGTCGAACCTGCTGCCCGCACACGGTGGCCTCATGGACCGGCTCGACGGCATGCTGCCCTCGGCCATGGTCACGTGGCTCGTGCTCAGCGTGCTGGGCAGCTAG
- the frr gene encoding ribosome recycling factor: protein MIDEILLESEDRMTHTVEHTREDLTTIRTGRANPAMFNGVIAEYYGVPTPITQMATISVPEPRMLIIKPYEMSVMQEIENAIRNSDLGVNPTNDGQVLRVTIPQLTEERRRDMVKIAKGKGEDGKIAIRNIRRKGMEQLKKLQKDGEFGEDEVQTAEKELDKVTQGYVAQIDDLVARKEEELMEV, encoded by the coding sequence ATGATCGATGAGATCCTCCTCGAGTCCGAGGACCGCATGACCCACACCGTCGAGCACACCCGTGAGGATCTGACGACGATCCGTACCGGCCGTGCGAACCCCGCCATGTTCAACGGCGTCATCGCCGAGTACTACGGTGTGCCGACCCCGATCACCCAGATGGCGACGATCTCCGTGCCGGAGCCGCGCATGCTCATCATCAAGCCCTACGAGATGAGCGTCATGCAGGAGATCGAGAACGCCATCCGTAACTCGGACCTGGGCGTCAACCCGACCAACGACGGTCAGGTGCTGCGCGTGACCATCCCGCAGCTCACCGAGGAGCGTCGCCGCGACATGGTGAAGATCGCCAAGGGCAAGGGCGAGGACGGCAAGATCGCCATCCGCAACATCCGCCGCAAGGGCATGGAGCAGCTGAAGAAGCTGCAGAAGGACGGCGAGTTCGGCGAGGACGAGGTGCAGACCGCGGAGAAGGAGCTCGACAAGGTCACCCAGGGCTACGTCGCCCAGATCGACGATCTCGTCGCCCGCAAGGAGGAGGAGCTGATGGAGGTCTAG